The Blastocatellia bacterium DNA window TCTCCCAGCTTATAACGCACCAATTCGGTCTACAAGGTATCATCTACTAAGAATGCTATCTAAACCCAAAGAGGAGTCGAAGATCACCAACCGGGAGGGAAGGTTTAGCGCCAGACCCTGATCACAAGTATATTAGGCTGTGTCTGCGCTTCGTTACAAATTGGTTTCTCGCTGGTCACAATAAAGGTGACAAGACGGACTCGAAGAGGTTTGAGTTTGCTGATGAATCTTCAGCTGACGGTAAGCAAACCCGCCTGTATTTTGACCGAGCGGCAGGCAAAACTGCAATCAATGACACGCTCACCGCTTTGGTACTGTAATGAAAAGCTGCGACTTGTCGCAGCATTCCAAAGCCAAATCCATTTGAAAACCGCACTTGTATTACTTCATTAGGTTCTACGGACTGCGTGCAGAAGTCCATTCCGCTTTTCCCCCACAAAAGCAACAAGCGCCTGTCCAGGTGCATAGCAACCGCTGGATCTCCTGCCTCGTCTGCGGGAGCGTCCATTGTAGTTCCTGACTTCCGCAATTCTATTCCAGTCACAAGAAGGCGTGCGCCAGGAGCCCTAGGCTGACGTGGTGCTGCTACTCCATCCAGCTCCGACCCTCCTTGCCGGAGAGTATAGGTCTTCATGTCTTCTGCTGAACCAATTCACGTCTATTGCTATGCCTTTGGCCTCTCCGCCTACACCTTCTGGACAGCCGTGTAGCAAATCGACTCTTCAACTCCAGCAACTTAAATGAAAAGCTCACCAATCGATACGGAGGTTTAAAGGTATTCTATCCCAGAGATTGCCATCTTATGGTGCAAATTGAATCCTTGGTAGATCGGCGCATAAAAAGGAGCAAAGCAGTCAAAAAGAAATCGTCCTTAGAGTATATGCGAAAGATATGGATAATTGATCATTGAAAAGACGATAGAGGATTTGATGAACTGCTATTTCCCTATCAAAGCACCATCAACGGACACCACGCGACACCAAGTGGCAATGGACTCCGGCTGGCAAGTCGGAGGTCTAACTTGCGAAAACCCACAAACACCTTTTATTTCAAGAACTTACAAGCGGTCAGTATCACTAATCAGATCACATTGGCCTGCAAGAAAAGAAAAAGCCAGCATACACTGGCTTTAACTTACTGATAATAATGGCGGAGCCGACGGGACTCGAACCCGCGACCTCCGACGTGACAGGCCGGCGTTCTAACCAACTGAACTACGACTCCGCGCTGCGAACTTTCAATGTCAACTCAGGTAAACCTGGTGGGCGGTACTGGGTTCGAACCAGTGGCCCCCGGTTTGTAAGACCGATGCTCTACCGCTGAGCTAACCGCCCCTTTAGGCGAAGCTTGACTATAGCCGCCCGGCAACGCCACTGTCAAGCTGTCAGTGAATTTCGCCGTATGCTTTGCAGGCTCATCACGACCGAGAGTTCCGAGTCGTCGCGTCTCAATCCTGACGCTTCGCCGTGATCACCGCGCCGGGCTGGCGAATCTCTGCCGCCGTCACCTTGCCGGTTTCATCTGCGACAAAATGCATGCTGACGATCTGCGCCTGTTTCAGCGTGAAGTCGCCGCTGAGCGACGGCACCAGATCATAAGCCGGCTGGCCGGGAATCATCATGCTCAGGGCGTTGCCCTTCAGGCTGATCGTCACCGGCGCGCCCGGCAGCCTGTAGGTGCCGGAAAAGCGCTTGAGGTATTCGGCTTCGTACAATCGCGCGTCGGGCCGTTTCGTAAAGACGATCTCTTTGACCGCTGCCTCAAACGGCACCGCTACCCTGGCCACGTAACCGTCGGCATCAGTCTGAAACGTGTACTTCATGTTTTCGAACGTCGGATCCGCCGCCTTCAACCCGCTGAAGGTTTCGTAATGCCAATGCTCAAGCGGCGTGCGGATGCCATTGAAAGTCGCCTCCAACTTGCCATCCTGCATGGTCACTTTGAGCGAGCCGTAGCCGGGATGCTCGTACTCGCCGACATAGGCATCAAGCTTATGCGCCGGTTGCGTCCCCTGCACGCGCGTCACCTGCTTCTTCTTCTCGCCTTCTTTCTGCAACGCGTCTGACGCCGCCCGCACCGCCGCCGCCTGGGCAATCCAGTCGACCGGCTCGATCTTCAGCAAGCGGTCGGCGAGGACGTTGACGATCAGATCGCGCAACGGTGTGCCGTTCATATTCGTCAGCACCACGACGCCAAGGCCGTCCTGCGGGAAAAGCGTGACGTTCGCCGAAAAGCCATCGATGTTGCCGCCATGCTCGACGCGGCGGTGGCCGCGATAGGTGTTCACAAACCAGCCCATGCCATAATCCGCCGGCGAAACGTCCGGTCGCCCGATGGTCGCGCCCGTCGTCATGTGCGCCAGGTGCATATCTTCGACGGTCGCGGCATTGGCAATCCGCTTGTCGCCATACTTGCCGCCATTGAGATGAGCAATCACCCAGCGGCTCATCTCGTTCACGCTGGAGTTGATCGAGCCGGCAGGCCCAAGGTTGGTGATCGGGCGAAACGGCATGCGCTCGACCTTCTTGTCATTCAAGCGATAAGGCAGCGCCGCGTCCGCTTCTTTCTGCGAATCATTCACCGAAAAGTTCGTCCGCGTCATGCCGAGCGGCAGAAGGATGCGCTCGCGCACCGCCTCTTCCCAGGTCTTGCCGGTGACGACTTCGGTGAGATAGCCGGCGGTCAAAAACATCAGGTTGTTGTACTGAAATTTCTCGCGCAGGTCGGCGCTCGGCTCAAGGTAAGGCAGGCGCTCGACCAGCGATTTGCGGCTGGCATCGTAGTTGTTGTACCAGACCAGATCGTGTCGCGGCAGCCCCGAGCGGTGCGTCACCAAGTCGCGCACCGATAGGCGCTCGGTCGCAATCGGGTCATAGAGCTTAAACGACGGGATGTAGCTGCGCACGGGCTTGTCCCATTCGAGCTTGCCTTCGTCAACCAGCGTGCCGAGCACGAACGTCGTGAAGGCTTTCGTGGACGAGCCGATGGCGAACAGCGTATCGGCGGTTACCGGCAGTTGCTTTTCGACATCGCGGTAACCGAAGCCTTTGGCATAGACCACCTCATTGTATTTGACGATGGCGATGGCCATGCCCGGCACGTCGAGCTTCTTCATCGCGTCGGCAACGACTTCGTCGAAACCTTTGAGCGCTTCTTGCGTGGTCGCCGTCGGGCTCGCCTTGCGCTCAAGGACGAAGGGGATGTTCGCGCCGCCTTGCGTAAAGGTGCCGTTGATCTTCGCGCCATCGGCGGAGAGCGTGCCTTTGAAGCTGGGGTCACCCGGCACGCCGCTGATCTTGAAAGCGATGTCCGTGTTGGTTTGCGAAACGTCGGAAAGCGGTATATCTTTCGCGTTCTGCGCCGGGATCGAGATGGTGGCGCTGAGACCGCCGCCGGCTTTGGCCGCGAAATCAACCGACATGGCCAGCGGCGTTCCCGGAACTTGAATCGCGCCTTCCCAGTGGCCGATAAACTTTGCGTCCTGCGCGCCGGCGGCCCTTAGCGGCGCGGCGGCGACACCAATCGCCAGCATCAGCAAGCAGAGCTTGTGTGTAAGAGTTCGTCTATGCATTCTCGCTACTCCTTTTGAATACGGAAACCTGAGGACGTTGGATAGCCTACCACCTAAAAACTTAAACCGCCAAGACGCCAAGGACGCAAAGAGGAGACGAATACTCCTATTCTCTCTTGGCGGTCTTGGCGTCTTGGCGGTTTAAGTTCTGCTGGTTTATTTGCCCGGCTCGACCATGTCTGAGCGCAGGAACTGGTCGAGCAGCTCGGCGTACTTGGCGCTGCGCTCGGCGATCTCTTCTTCGGTGGCGGAGAGTTCTTTGCGGGCCTGGAAAAAGTCGTCGGCGATCTGCAAGGCGGCAAGGATCGCGACGCGCAGCGAATCCACGGTCATCGTCGCGCGAGCGATCTCGTTCATGCGCCGGTCAACGTATTCGGCGAGGTCTTGAATATAACCGTGGTCGTGATCGCTGCGCAGATTGTAGGTCTGGTTGTAGATGACGACCTTGTAGGGTTGGCTCGGATTGTTGTCCATACTTTTCGGCGCTGCTCCGAGTTACGAGTTCGGCGTTGTCGCGTGTGCGACGGCAACGCGCAACGCCAGTCGCGCAAGCGCTGACCAGCGTCGCCTCACTTCTTTGCGGTCTCCAGCGCTTCGAGGTCGAGCACCGCGATGGCGTCCAGCATCGCTTCGACCTTGAGCTTGATCGTGTCGCGCTCGTTCAGCAAGCGCTCGACCTGCAATGACAGCCGCTCTTTCTCGTCGCCCATCTGGCTCAATTCGCGGCGCAAGCTTAAGACTTCGCGTTCGAGCGCCTCGCGCTCCGAGCGCTCGCGCTTGAACTGCTCGATGGTGCGATAGATCTTGTCCTCAAGGTGTGAGAACTTTTCCAGCCCGTATATTCCGCTCACTCAGCCTCCTGATTGCGGATTGCGGATTGCGGATTGCGGAATTCACTTCCGATAATCTCGTGTTTGATTGCGAATCGCAGGTCGCGAATCATTGATTCACTTATTCAATAATCCGCAATCCGCAATCCGCAATCCGCAATCATCTCAACTGTGCGCCGAAGCGACTGACCATCAACTCGCGGACGCGCTCGTGCATCGCGGCGACCTCTTCGTCGGTCAAGGTGCGGCCCGCGCTGCGATAGGTGACGCGAAACGCCAGCGACCGCATGCCTTCCGGCATTCCCTTCCCGGCGTAGACGTCAAAGACCCGCAGCTCGACGATCTCAGGAATGCCCAGCTCTTTGATTGCTCGCTCGATCTCAGCCCACATCAGCGTGTCGGCCACCATCAGCGACACATCGCGCGCCGCTGCCGGCAGGCGCGGCAGGGCGCTATAACGCACCTCGGCGGCGGGCAATTCAAGCAGCCTGGCGAACTCGATCTCGCCGACATAAACCGGCTGGCGGAACTTGAAGACCTGAGCGATGCGCGGATGCAGTCGCCCGTAACGCGCTACCTCTTCGCCATCGCGTATCAACACCGCCGACTGCCCGGGATGCAGGTATTCTACACCGGCGCGCTCAATTGTAAAGCCTGAGACGTTCAGGCTGCCCATGACCGCTTCGACCGCGCCCGCCAGGTCATAAAAATCTATCTGCCGCGCGCCGCGCCAGTCGTCGGCCTGCGCCGCGCCGCTCATCATCAGGCCCAAAAGCTCGCGCTCCCGCGGCCGCGGGTCATTCTTTGTCGCCTCGAATACACGGCCTAATTCAAAGAGCTTGACGTCGCGGCGGCCTTGATTGAAGTTGTGCTGCGCGGATTCGAGCAAGCCTGTGACCAGCGCAGCGCGCATCTCGCTCTGATTGACGTCAATCGGGTTGGCGAGCACGGCGGGCGCTGCGGCGCCGCGCCGAAACAGCGCATCGCGCTCGCTGTTGACGAAGCTGAAGGTATAGGCTTCGTCAAAGCCGATGGTCGTCAGGGCCCGGCGTGTCGCGCGGCGGCGATCTTCGTCCGGCAGAAATTGTCCCGTGCCGCTCCACGCCGGCAGCGTCGTGGCGACCAGGTCATAACCGGTGTGGCGCGCCACCTCTTCGACCAGGTCTTCTTCGCGATGAATGTCAACGCGGAACGACGGCGCGATGGCCGTAAGCGTCCGCGTTTCGTCGTTCACCTCAACCTGAAATTCGAGGGCGCGCAGGATTTCAGCGGCCCGCGCAATCGGCACCTTCAAGCCGGTCAGCCGCTCGATGCGCGCCTCGCGCAGCGCCACCGAATCGCGGCTCACTGGCGCCGGATAAACGTCGATCACGCCCTTGAGAATCCGCCCGCCGGCGACCTCAACAATCAGCTCGGCGACGCGGTCGGCGGCCCGCACCTGCGCGCCGAAATCAGTGCCGCGCGCGAAACGGTAACTGGCTTCGGTGTCCATGCCGAGCGCCTTCGCGGTGTGACGGATCGAAGCCGGGTTGAAGTAGGCGCTCTCGATCAACACGTCGGTCGTGCTATCGGTAATCTCGGTCTCTTCGCCGCCCATCACGCCGGCGATGGCGACCGCATGGTCGGCGTCGGCGATAATCAGGTGATCGGCGGCCAGCTCACGCGTGAAGCCGTCGAGCGTGGTGATCTGCTCGCCGCTGGCCGGGCGGCGCACGATAATCTTTTTGCCATGCAGGAGGTTCAAGTCAAAGGCATGCGTCGGCTGGCCCATCTCGAACATCACGTAGTTGCTGACGTCTGCGACGTTGTTGACCGTGCGCTGCCCGATGGCTTCCAGGCGATCAACCAGCCACTTCGGCGACGGCCCGACCTGGATGCCGCGAACGACGCGCGCCGCGTAGCGCGGGCACAGCTCCGGGTCGTGAATCTCGATTGCGGCGGCTGCGTCAACGGCCTCGTCGCTTTCTGTGAGCTGTGCGACTCGCGGCTTCAGACTGGTGCCGCAAATGATCGCCGCCTCGCGCGCCACGCCCAGATGTGATAGCGCGTCCGGGCGGTTCGAGGTCAGATCGACATCGAGCAAATGATCGTCGCCATGACGCTCAATCGATTCGACGGCGAGCCCCACCATCGTCAGGCGCTCGGCCAGCTCTTGCGGCTTCAAGGTGATCTCGGCCAGCTCGCTCAGCCAGGTGTAACTGATCTTCATTTGATTCGATAACCCTCTTCTTCGTTATTGAAAATCCAGCCGACGACTTCGCCGATGCGAATCTCTTCGCTGCGGTAGGCTTCCATCGTGATGGCGGCAGAACCGCGGCGGTGGATGCTCTGCGCCGAGCGCAGCATCTTGCGGAAGCGCGCCTGCCAGCACTCGACATTTCGCGGGCGAAGATCGATCCAGCCGCGCACCGCCCACTCATTGATCGCCTCGTCGCTTACCGGCAAGCTCGGCTGTCCGGCGTACTCCGGCACGTTGACCCGCGGGCCGCGCAGCAGGCGGTTGCCTTCGGGCGGCAGCACCGGCACGCCAATCGAGATGATCGTGTTGCGCAGATCGTGATTGCGTTGCAGGTAACGCCACAAGGTCTCTGACACATCCTCCGGCGGCGCTTCGACGACCGCCTGCAAAGTGTGGTACTTCACTTTCAGCAAGTGCGCCTCGTAGAGCAGCTTGGTCAGCTTCGGCGGCCCAAGGTCGCCGGTCGCTATCGAATTCGAGTTCGTCTCATGTTCGAGCCGGCGCAAGGCTTCGATAGCCGAGCCGCGCAGGTAGCCGGCGCGGTAGCTCGGCACCATGATGGCTGAATCAATGGCCGCGATCACGTCAACGCCGGTGTTGCTGCCTTTGATTTCGAGCACGACGTTGTGGGCGATCTCTTCGGGGGTGACGAATTCCATCTGGTTGATTGACGTGACCGCCTCGAACTCGCCGCGCGCGAAAAAGCCGTTCTCGCCCGTGTCGACGCCGACCATCTCCAGCTCGCCGAGCGCCTTGAAACTGTCCTTCGGCAAGGCGAGCCGCAACTCGCCATTGAGCGCTTGCGAGCGCGGCGCGTAGGCGACAACAGGCGAATGCGTGCGGCGGTCTCTGAGCGATTGGTAACTGACTTTCTTATAGCCGATCATCGCCGCCGGCTTGATCTCTTTGACGATGGGGCCGCCCGGCGTGCGCGCCATCAAGAACATCAACCCGGTGTGCGCAAAGCCCACAGCGGTCTTCGACATCAGCTTGGCCGAGGGCTTGTCTTCGCCGTGCGTATACGGAATGTTCAAGCCCATGCCGCCGGTGCCGGTCGTGCCGATCTTAACGTAGAGCCGCGTGGCGACTTCGACCATGGCGCGGTAGAGCAACTGCGTGTGGCGGATCAACTGCGGGATCGATTGCGATACGAGCAGCGATTCGAAGGTATGCTCAAGCTGCTTGCGGTTCTCCCATATCTGCTTGAGGTCGCGCTCTTCGATGCGCGCTTCGATGAAGTCGAGCGTCTTGCGGACTTCGATGGAGTTCGTATAAACGTCCTGATAGCTGATCCCTGAGGCGGTGTTGACACAATCGATCAACACATCGGGCCGCTGCTCGCGCATCACCTGGACCAGCATCGAGCGCTCGTAGGCGTCGTCGAGCGGCCCGAACAGGTCGTCATACAGGGCACGGCGGCGGCGCGCGCTCTTCAGCAAATCGTTGCGGTCGGCGCGGGCGAATTCGACACGCACAAACATATTGCCCCAGGCTTCGGCGAACTGCACGGCGGAAAATTCTTTGCGTAATTCGTGGATGAGGTCGCGCACCTCTTTCTGATAGAGCGAGGCGATGACGATCTTTTCGGGGCGCAGGTCGCGCGCCACCTGACGGGCGACCTGCGTGCCGACGAGGCCGGCGCCGCCGAGGATGAGAACGGTTTTGTCCAGAGCTTGAGTTGGCGTGTTGGGCATAAGATGGGTTCCCGGTTCCTGTTTCCGGTTTCTGGTTTCTGGTTGGCGTAGAATCTTCAATCGCGGAGCACGAAGAACCAGGAACCGCCAGCGGGCGAAGCCCATCTCCAGCTAAGGGAACCAGAAACCAGAAACCAATCTTCTTATGCGAACTGTTCGAGGAAGCGCACGTCGTTCTCAAACAGCAGACGGATGTCGTCTATGCCGAACATCAGCGCCGCCATGCGATCAATCCCCAGGCCGAAGGCGAAGCCGGTGAACTCTTCGGTGTCGATGCCAACGGCTTCCAGCACATTCGGATGCACCATGCCGCAGCCGCCGAGCTCGATCCAGCCCGAGCCTTTGCAGACGCGACAGCCCGCGCCATCGCAGACGTAACAACTGAAGTCCACTTCCGCCGACGGTTCGGTGAATGGAAAGTATGACGGGCGGAAGCGCGTCCGCAGGTTCGCCCCGAACATCATCTCGACGAACTTTTGCAGCGTGCCTTTCAGATCGGCCAGGGTGATGCGGCGGTCTACGTTCAGCCCCTCGACCTGAAAGAACATCGGGTTGTGCGTCGCATCGGGGGTGTCGCGGCGAAAGACGCGGCCCGGCGCAATCACCCGCAGCGGCGGGCGCTGTTTCTGCATGGCGTGAATCTGAATCGTCGAGGTCTGCGAGCGCAAGGCCAGCTCCGGCGTGATGTAAAACGTGTCGGCCGAATCGCGCGCCGGGTGACCCGCGGGGATGTTCAGCGCGTCGAAGTTGTAGAAGCTGGTTTCGATCTCCGGCCCGTCCTGGATGGCGTAGCCCATCGCCACAAAGACATCTTCGATCTTCTGGCGCACCAGGGTGATCGGGTGCAGGTGGCCGCGGCGCGGGCGCGTGCCCGGTAGCGTCACATCGATCTTTTCGCGTTCGAGGGCACGGGCCTCGGCCGCCGCGGCGAAGCGCTCGTTGAGCTTTGTAATCTCGGCCTCGACTTCGTTGTTGAGCAGATTGACCTGCTGGCCGAAGGCGGCGCGCTCGTCGGGCGCCAGCCCACCGACGCGCTTCTTCTCGGCGGCGATCAACCCCGCCTTGCGCCCGAGGTACTTGTCGCGCAGGGCGCTCAACTGGTCAGCGCCGCTGACGGCTTTCAAGTCGGCAAGGAACTGCTCGCGTAGCTGGCTGAGTTTTTCGTCCATAACCCCAAAAACGACGAACGATGAATGACGCGGGCTGAATCAGCAGAGTGCCCGATTCACCTCGCGTCACTCATCGTTCCCGATTCGACCTTGAGCGATCAGGCCGCGGTCTTTGCCGCTGACTCGATGGCCTGCTTGACGCGCCCGGTGATTTCCGTAAACGACGCCGGCTCGTTGACCGCGATGTCGGCCAGCACCTTGCGGTCGAGGTTGATGTCGGCGAGTTTCAGGCCGTGCATAAACTGGCTGTAGCTCAAGCCGTTGGCGCGCGCCGCCGCACCGATGCGGACGATCCACAGCGAGCGGAATTCGCGCTTCTTGAGCTTGCGGCCCGTGAAGGCAAAATTCAGCGAGCGCTCGACCTGCTCTTTCGCGTGGCGATAAAGCTTGCTCTTGGTGCCGCGATAGCCGCGGGCCAATTTTAAAATACCCTTACGTTTTTGTAGTCTCTTGTTTCCGCGTTTTGCGCGTGGCATAAGTCCCTCCTGATCGGGTGTCGGGCGCCCGGCGTCGGGGGTTAGGTCTTGGTCAGCAACATGCTCGGCTCACCGACACCCCGCACCCGACGCCGGGCACCCATTTGAATTTCTAGCCGCGGCCATAAGGCAGCATGCGCTTGACCAACGGCGCGTCAGCCGGGGCAACCGTGCCGTCGATGTCGAGCAGCCGTTTGCGCTTGGCCGTCTTGCTGGTCAAGATGTGGCGGGCGTGCGAATGGCCACGCTTGACCTTGCCCTTCGCGGTTAAGCGGAAGCGTTTGGCCGCCCCCTTGTGCGTTTTTAGTTTTGGCATTATTCCTCCTGATTCTTAAAAGCTCATTTAGCCTTCTTCGGCTGGAAGATGATAGACATATTCATGCCTTCGAGTCGCGGGCGCGCTTCGACGGTGCCGAACTCCGACAGGTCTTTTTCGAGCCGCTGAAGCAGCTCGCCGCCGAGCTCTTTGTGGGTGATCTCGCGCCCGCGAAAATGCACAGTGGCTTTGACCTTGTCGCCGTCTTTGAGCATGCGCGCCGCGTTGTTCTTCTTGAAGGCGTAATCGTGCTCGTCTGTGCCTGGGCGAAACTTGATCTCCTTGACGGTGATAAAAGTCTGCTTGGCCTTGGCCTCTTTCTGCTTCTTCTTTTGCTCGTACTGCCACTTGCCGAAGTTGATGATGCGGCAAACCGGCGGCTGCGCCTGCGGCGCGACCTCGACGAGATCGAGCCCCTTGCCGCGAGCAAGCTCTAGCGCCTGCCGCGGCGCCATGACGCCGAGTTGTGAACCGTCTTCGTCAATCACGCGAATCTCTGGCACACGAATTCTCTCGTTGATGCGAACCGTGGGGCCGCGATCGCGCCGGTCACGAAAATTCCTTCTTCCTTGAAAGCTGCTAATAGTCGCTCCTCCTGAACCGTGAATGGCGGTTCCCTTCGACAACGTCTAGACGCATGGCGTTAGCGCACTCAGCCGCCTGCGTCATGAAAGGCTGCATCAGATCGCCCGGCGCGCCGCTCTCGAAATCCATGCGCATGCCGGGGCTGGCCGGCGCGTCTGTGTGACAGCGCCCGGCAAGCCGATTTGATTCAGTCCCGTGCGAACAACGTTCTGGCGTAATGGCCACG harbors:
- a CDS encoding serine hydrolase; its protein translation is MHRRTLTHKLCLLMLAIGVAAAPLRAAGAQDAKFIGHWEGAIQVPGTPLAMSVDFAAKAGGGLSATISIPAQNAKDIPLSDVSQTNTDIAFKISGVPGDPSFKGTLSADGAKINGTFTQGGANIPFVLERKASPTATTQEALKGFDEVVADAMKKLDVPGMAIAIVKYNEVVYAKGFGYRDVEKQLPVTADTLFAIGSSTKAFTTFVLGTLVDEGKLEWDKPVRSYIPSFKLYDPIATERLSVRDLVTHRSGLPRHDLVWYNNYDASRKSLVERLPYLEPSADLREKFQYNNLMFLTAGYLTEVVTGKTWEEAVRERILLPLGMTRTNFSVNDSQKEADAALPYRLNDKKVERMPFRPITNLGPAGSINSSVNEMSRWVIAHLNGGKYGDKRIANAATVEDMHLAHMTTGATIGRPDVSPADYGMGWFVNTYRGHRRVEHGGNIDGFSANVTLFPQDGLGVVVLTNMNGTPLRDLIVNVLADRLLKIEPVDWIAQAAAVRAASDALQKEGEKKKQVTRVQGTQPAHKLDAYVGEYEHPGYGSLKVTMQDGKLEATFNGIRTPLEHWHYETFSGLKAADPTFENMKYTFQTDADGYVARVAVPFEAAVKEIVFTKRPDARLYEAEYLKRFSGTYRLPGAPVTISLKGNALSMMIPGQPAYDLVPSLSGDFTLKQAQIVSMHFVADETGKVTAAEIRQPGAVITAKRQD
- a CDS encoding cell division protein ZapA, coding for MDNNPSQPYKVVIYNQTYNLRSDHDHGYIQDLAEYVDRRMNEIARATMTVDSLRVAILAALQIADDFFQARKELSATEEEIAERSAKYAELLDQFLRSDMVEPGK
- the pheT gene encoding phenylalanine--tRNA ligase subunit beta, translating into MKISYTWLSELAEITLKPQELAERLTMVGLAVESIERHGDDHLLDVDLTSNRPDALSHLGVAREAAIICGTSLKPRVAQLTESDEAVDAAAAIEIHDPELCPRYAARVVRGIQVGPSPKWLVDRLEAIGQRTVNNVADVSNYVMFEMGQPTHAFDLNLLHGKKIIVRRPASGEQITTLDGFTRELAADHLIIADADHAVAIAGVMGGEETEITDSTTDVLIESAYFNPASIRHTAKALGMDTEASYRFARGTDFGAQVRAADRVAELIVEVAGGRILKGVIDVYPAPVSRDSVALREARIERLTGLKVPIARAAEILRALEFQVEVNDETRTLTAIAPSFRVDIHREEDLVEEVARHTGYDLVATTLPAWSGTGQFLPDEDRRRATRRALTTIGFDEAYTFSFVNSERDALFRRGAAAPAVLANPIDVNQSEMRAALVTGLLESAQHNFNQGRRDVKLFELGRVFEATKNDPRPRERELLGLMMSGAAQADDWRGARQIDFYDLAGAVEAVMGSLNVSGFTIERAGVEYLHPGQSAVLIRDGEEVARYGRLHPRIAQVFKFRQPVYVGEIEFARLLELPAAEVRYSALPRLPAAARDVSLMVADTLMWAEIERAIKELGIPEIVELRVFDVYAGKGMPEGMRSLAFRVTYRSAGRTLTDEEVAAMHERVRELMVSRFGAQLR
- the pheS gene encoding phenylalanine--tRNA ligase subunit alpha encodes the protein MDEKLSQLREQFLADLKAVSGADQLSALRDKYLGRKAGLIAAEKKRVGGLAPDERAAFGQQVNLLNNEVEAEITKLNERFAAAAEARALEREKIDVTLPGTRPRRGHLHPITLVRQKIEDVFVAMGYAIQDGPEIETSFYNFDALNIPAGHPARDSADTFYITPELALRSQTSTIQIHAMQKQRPPLRVIAPGRVFRRDTPDATHNPMFFQVEGLNVDRRITLADLKGTLQKFVEMMFGANLRTRFRPSYFPFTEPSAEVDFSCYVCDGAGCRVCKGSGWIELGGCGMVHPNVLEAVGIDTEEFTGFAFGLGIDRMAALMFGIDDIRLLFENDVRFLEQFA
- the rplT gene encoding 50S ribosomal protein L20 — protein: MPRAKRGNKRLQKRKGILKLARGYRGTKSKLYRHAKEQVERSLNFAFTGRKLKKREFRSLWIVRIGAAARANGLSYSQFMHGLKLADINLDRKVLADIAVNEPASFTEITGRVKQAIESAAKTAA
- the rpmI gene encoding 50S ribosomal protein L35 encodes the protein MPKLKTHKGAAKRFRLTAKGKVKRGHSHARHILTSKTAKRKRLLDIDGTVAPADAPLVKRMLPYGRG
- the infC gene encoding translation initiation factor IF-3, with protein sequence MSSFQGRRNFRDRRDRGPTVRINERIRVPEIRVIDEDGSQLGVMAPRQALELARGKGLDLVEVAPQAQPPVCRIINFGKWQYEQKKKQKEAKAKQTFITVKEIKFRPGTDEHDYAFKKNNAARMLKDGDKVKATVHFRGREITHKELGGELLQRLEKDLSEFGTVEARPRLEGMNMSIIFQPKKAK